The Mycolicibacterium mageritense genome contains a region encoding:
- the mycP gene encoding type VII secretion-associated serine protease mycosin, which yields MKRFAAALATTMVVVTIGGAPSAHAIDPPVVPPGPVPSGAGGAPDATEQKSLCGVGAVFPNSDFSLQPSADAMLNFSDAWKFSRGAGQKVAVIDTGVSPHPRLPLLEGGGDFVSSSDGLSDCDAHGTLVAGLIAATPSPDDAFAGVAPEAAILSIRQNSSVFELKGASAQNDPNSVSQGYGSTQTLARAIVRAVDMGATVINLSEVACAPVGAGMNDAELGQAVRYAFERNVVVVAAAGNFNKQGWCNTQNEIRDPNLPLADAWKSVKTIASPAWFQDYVLAVGALTPEAEPAEFSLRGPWVDLAAPGEKITSLSPNGPGLINAFQGDKGLTPINGTSFATPFVSGVVALVRARFPWMSAGEVMERIKRTARTPEAGPNLATGYGIVDPVAALTYQLPPADQLPDPQTGRPIDGPPAPDPASMMARNIVLGVVGLSIAAAAIALAVIKRPARQRSSAGSTRSGR from the coding sequence ATGAAACGATTCGCGGCGGCCCTGGCCACGACCATGGTCGTCGTCACCATCGGGGGCGCACCGAGCGCGCATGCCATCGATCCGCCGGTGGTTCCGCCCGGGCCCGTACCGAGTGGAGCCGGAGGCGCGCCGGATGCCACCGAGCAGAAGTCGCTCTGCGGTGTCGGGGCGGTGTTCCCCAACTCTGATTTCAGCCTGCAGCCCAGCGCCGACGCGATGCTCAACTTCTCCGACGCCTGGAAGTTCTCCCGTGGCGCAGGCCAGAAGGTCGCGGTGATCGACACCGGGGTGTCGCCGCACCCGCGGCTGCCTCTCTTGGAGGGCGGTGGCGACTTCGTGTCGTCGTCGGACGGGCTCTCGGACTGCGATGCCCACGGCACCCTGGTGGCCGGGCTGATCGCCGCAACGCCCAGCCCCGACGACGCGTTCGCCGGAGTGGCGCCCGAGGCCGCGATCTTGTCGATCCGGCAGAACAGCAGCGTGTTCGAACTGAAGGGCGCGAGCGCCCAGAACGATCCGAACTCGGTGTCGCAGGGGTATGGCAGCACCCAGACGCTCGCCCGCGCCATCGTCCGCGCTGTCGATATGGGTGCGACCGTGATCAACCTGTCCGAGGTGGCCTGCGCACCGGTCGGCGCGGGCATGAACGACGCCGAACTGGGTCAGGCCGTCCGGTACGCCTTTGAACGCAATGTGGTGGTGGTCGCCGCAGCAGGCAACTTCAACAAGCAGGGCTGGTGCAACACCCAGAACGAGATCCGGGATCCGAACCTGCCCCTGGCCGACGCCTGGAAATCCGTGAAGACGATCGCCAGCCCCGCGTGGTTCCAGGACTACGTGCTGGCTGTCGGCGCATTGACACCCGAAGCCGAGCCCGCCGAGTTCAGCTTGCGCGGGCCGTGGGTCGATCTGGCGGCGCCAGGCGAGAAGATCACCTCACTCAGCCCCAACGGCCCCGGCCTGATCAACGCCTTTCAGGGAGACAAGGGTCTGACGCCGATCAACGGAACCAGCTTCGCCACCCCGTTCGTCTCAGGTGTCGTCGCACTGGTGCGCGCCCGCTTTCCGTGGATGTCGGCCGGTGAGGTGATGGAGCGGATCAAACGCACCGCGCGGACACCGGAAGCCGGCCCCAACCTGGCCACGGGCTACGGCATCGTCGATCCCGTCGCCGCCCTCACCTATCAGCTGCCACCCGCAGACCAACTGCCGGATCCGCAGACCGGACGACCGATCGACGGGCCGCCGGCGCCCGATCCGGCCAGCATGATGGCGCGCAACATCGTGTTGGGCGTGGTCGGGTTGAGCATCGCCGCGGCGGCAATCGCCCTGGCCGTCATCAAACGGCCGGCGCGTCAGCGTTCGAGCGCCGGCAGCACCAGATCCGGGCGGTAG